A portion of the Euwallacea similis isolate ESF13 chromosome 8, ESF131.1, whole genome shotgun sequence genome contains these proteins:
- the LOC136410506 gene encoding uncharacterized protein, which yields MFTNSCPSSPSRKSSNTPFPRPPSPEFTNSHPSSLPNSNTPFPHPYNPPFPSRTFLTPFLVPSLLIPIPLPHSFSIPFIIPPSFQKPSIPLPLSYPSSLLKYSPSSLHSLSFKAPLFPSLSIPLPSSLIKAPIPPPS from the coding sequence aTGTTCACAAATTCCTGTCCTTCATCCCCTTCCCGTAAAAGttcaaatactcctttccctcgTCCCCCTTCTCCTGAGTTCACAAATTCtcatccttcatcccttcccaattcaaatactcctttccctcatcCCTATAATCCCCCTTTCCCCTCTCGCACCTTCTTAACTCCCTTCCTAGTCCCCTCTCTTCTCATCCCTATCCCACTCCCCCATTCCTTTTCCATCCCCTTTATAATCCCACCTTCCTTCCAAAAGCCTTCAATCCCCCTCCCTCTctcttatccttcatcccttctaaaatactcaCCTTCTAGCCTTCATTCCCTTTCCTTTAAAGCCCCCCTTTTTCCTTCCCTTTCTATCCCCCTTCCTTCATCCCTCATAAAAGCCCCCATTCCCCCTCcttcttaa